Below is a genomic region from Citrobacter tructae.
AACCTCCCAAAAACTGAAAAAGCCTCGCAGCTATCCTGATTTTTTTAACATTTATATGAGATTAATCTCAGTGCGTGTTCTTTGAAAACTATAACCTTTCATTAATTGTGGGTTATTCAAGTTTTGCGGGAGCAGGGTAATAGCATGGCAGATATAACATTAAATATTGAGCGTGCCCCAGATTACGCATCAAAGATGGTCAGTAAGAAAACACATCGCACACTAGCGATGGTCAAGCTTTCTTGTCAGGCGCAGTTTGCTATAGCCTTCTACTTATTTGCAGGCGGCGTAATCGGGGCTATCTCATTGGCGCTCTATTTAATGATGCAGGAAGGTGTCTTCCTGTATTAACCCGGTTATAAGTAAGACTGGTTGTCTGTAGCAGCTCGCGCCCATCGCTATCGATAAGCGCATTCAGCTGAGGCTTGAACATCCTCACCATCAGCTGGTGGCCACCTTTAAACCGCAAGTATTCGGAATTGCTGGAGGAATACAAAACCCTTCGGCGCTGCTTCTCTGTTTCCGCCCAGGTTCCGTATACCGACGTATGGACACATAAGCCCGTTCACTTTTATCCAGGCAAACATCCAAGCGAAAAACCTGCCGATATGCTGAAGCAGATCATTAGCGCCAGCAGCAGGTCAGGGGATATCGTAGTCGATTTCTTTATGGGCTGTGGTTCAACTGTGAAAGCTGCAATAGAACTTGGCCGTCGGGCGATCGGCGTAGAACTGGAAGCAGACAGGTTTTTTGAAACTGTCAGAGAAGTTGAGGAGATGGATCGAACATTGATATCACTATGCTACCGTTTCGTTTTTTTCATTATAGGTAAAATGGTAGCGGCAGGTTCATCTGATGTGCTGGATATATGTTTTTGCATCCTGGCTAATGCCTCTTTGACCATCTGTGCTGCTTTATGCCTGGTACAACGTAGCAACTCCTCTTTTCGGAATTTGGTTCCACAGTCATTGCATTCTACCGGGCAAAAGTCCTGTGAATTGTAGATATCTTCAACGCATGGTAACTCGGTTAAGTGGCCACACTTGGGGCACTTGTATTTAACGCTGAACACTGTGAGGTTTCTCTTTTGCAAAAACATAATGTTATTTTAATGTAGATAAATGTTTCATGGATTTACATGTTATAACCAAAAAATTGCGAGGGATGTTGCACTTCATGCGCGTGGATGATGATGTTTTATCCATTCGCAACAAATAGTTACACGTCGAAATTAAATCTTCCACACTGCAATAAACCAGCCATTTATCTGTATGGTTCAGTGAATCATTTACGACTTTTTTTGTTGAATAATTCAATCTCTGAATCGTGAACCCACTTCCCCTCATTTCCGAGAGGATTCATATCAATCAAGAGGGGGCTAAATGTCCGATCCTGTTTCTGGCACTACGGTACAGGAAGAAGTCTGCACTGTTATTGAACAGTCCGGGTTAACGTTGAATAAAGCACAGCACGATCAGTTGTATAAAGCCATAATGCAACTAATCACCAATCAGATCCCGGCTGCGTTACTAAAGAAAAACAATCTGTCTGATTTGATTGATAAAGCTTTAGCCCGCGCAAATCTTGAACTGAAATCGGCGGCGATTCGTGATGTTACTGCGTCAAATTTCGACACTACTCCGGGTAGATTGATGCAGGTTGGTGACTTTGGTATCGGTGGCACTACGATTTCAATTCCCAATGGCTCAGATGTCCACGCTTATTTTATTGGGAAACCTACGGGTAAATATCGGGCGGGATCCGAAGTAACCGGGGCGGCTTATCCAGGCCAATCATGGCACGAATTTGACTGGATGAACTACGGCGCAAATTATGGATTTCTGATTGAGTACACCACTGACGGACGTTCGGCCAAGCATGTGCTCGTGAATGGCGCATGGATCGGAGTTTATGAATTTCTGACGTCAGCTGGCGGGAGCTTTAACTCTACGTTTAAATTTGGGCGGGTTGAAACTCTGCCGCAGGAGCAAAACCCGACGGTATTATTCAGTCGAACTGGTCCCGATGGCACTATCGTTTCTGGTGTAGAGCTTAACTGGTATGCCAATAAAGTTATTATTGGGATTGCCAGAAACGGCAGTGATGGAGTTCAGGGACTCTCTATTACCATGAACGGTAATAATCTGGTGTCCATCGACCCGTCAGGAAATGTCTGGGCTGTGGGTAATATATCCTCTCATAGCGGGGTCAATGCAATGAGTGATGTACGCTCTGAACGTAATATCAGCAGCGCGGGTATTATTCGGGCTGGGGCTGGATTATTCGACACGCCGGTGTTCGGGTTTATTAGCCTAATAATCCACAGCCAATAAATTTATCACCTTACGCAACAATGGATTGGTCAAACAGTCGATTCCTGTAGGGGAGCGATTTGGCGCTGCAGGACATGCGGAAAATGGTGACGTTGATGCCAGCTCGTTACAAAACCCAATAGGTCTTTCGGTTGCGGAAGTAGATTTACAGGAGGTTCCTGCCGATTTCTCTGAACGCTTTCGTGATGGAATATGGCAGTACGAAAACGGGAAAATTATTCCGTGTCCGGTACGGCAGTTAGCAATTGCAATGCGTATGCGTGAGGAGGAAATGATAGAGCTTTCCAGCCGCATTACCACGTTAGCAAAGGCACAGGACGACGGTGATATTTCTGGGGATGAACTGGCAGAGTTGACGGCGCTACGGGCTAAGCGTAGTGCGTTACGTCGTCTTAATTTGACCTCTGCAAGTCATGATAATCCGGTCTTAACCTAATGAAAAGCCCTCAAACATCGGTGTGAGGGCTTGTAATAGTTAATTGTTGTATTTTCCCAAAAATACTATGGCAGTGTTATCCGAAATAAATAATGAGTAATACTGATTAGAGGTTACTGGTTTGATTCCTTTATTAACCATTTCAGTAAGCTGGTTTTTGTTTTCTTGCGCATCACCATAGCCATGCCGTGTTTGTGGTAATCCTTTGTTGAACAATTGAAAGGAGGCTAAAAACTCGGTTGCTGGATAAACGAAATAACCTATCAATGGTTTGTTGTTGATTAATAATTCTGCTCTTTCATTTGCGTTTAATTGACCTACAGTTCCAATAGAAGTGATGTTTTTATGATTGGAGATGTCCTGTGCAATCATGTTAAAAACAAAGTCTTCATATTCTTTCTGTGCCTTCATGGTGTTACTTAGTTGAGCGCTAAAAGCAAGTGAAGCAATGACAGGAATTAGTGCAATATATTTAAATCGAGGAGCAAAATGCATAACTGGTATAGCAATTATTACCAGTATGACAGAAAAAGAAACTAGGGTACGGGGAAGAACCGGTGCATCCTGTAGTAATGCGGTTGGCCCCATAAGTGAGATAATGAATATTAAAAAAGATAGAACCCCATAGAGAACAAACGAGACGATATTTCTTGAGCGTGTGCGGTAAGTAATAAGCATAAACACACAACTAATTAATATCGGTATTGCGAAGTAAATGTAAACCGGATGATAAAAATATGAAAAAACCAATGATTTTAATGAAATCAATGTTCCTGTTAGATGTTCTACCCCACCTTTATCTAAATGTATTAACTCTGAGCGAGAGTTATGCTTTGGGGAAAAGAAAAACATGTAGATAAGATAAAAAGATACAAATAAAATTGTTTTTTTAATTAGGAATAACACAGATTCTTTGATTTTCGCATGTTCTTTTATTGCTATGATTATTACGTCGATCGCAAGTAAACCAATGAAAATATTTGCACATGGTTGATATAACGTTAAGGATGTTACTCCTGCTAATAGTTTTACTGCAATTTCTATATTAAGGTTTTTATTTTTATACGTATATGCCATTACTGCAAAGAAAAAAGCAATGGACATTCCAAGACTATCGTATCTGTAAGCTATATTCTGCAGTATAAAAGGATTGAAAATTAAAAGTGCGGCAACCATGCTAGCATTAGGTACATCTGATTTCATCAGGTGTTTACTAAGTGCAAGTGAAGAAGCACCTAAAAAGATACAGGATGCGATCATTGTATACGGGAATAGATCAAGGTTATAGTGGCCACTTGCAGAAAAAAATCTTGTCAAAATATCTGCAAAAGGGCGGCCTAAACCGCGCCAGCCATAATAGCCAGTAATAGACCTATCTAAATCATCCCTGTAATGTATCCCCGCTTGAATTAAAGGGTAAATGAATAACAGGACTAGTCCTGAGTATATGAATAATGCTTTTTTATCAATTTTAGAAAACATTTTAAAGTCCATATTATTTTTTTACTATGTAGCGTGGTCGTTGTTTAGTTTCGATATATATTCTTCCTATGTACTCGCCAAGCACACCGATTCCAATTAACTGAACGCCGCCAAGGAATAGAATTGAAACAATAATAGATGGATATCCTGCTACCGGGTTTCCCAAAAATATTTTGTCTGCAATCATCCATGCTCCGTATAAGAAGGATAAAGCAGCGACAAAGAAACCAATGTAAGTCCATATTCGGAGTGGAAACGTCGAAAAACTGGTAATGCCTTCCAGTGCAAGATTCCACAATTTCCAACCGTTAAACTTAGTGTTACCTGCAATACGTCTGGCTCGAGTGTACTCAATAACATCAGTACAGCCACCAACCCAACTTAGGACACCTTTCATAAAGAGGTTACGTTCCGGCATAAGTTTGATGTTTTCGACTACATCACGGGACATGAGTCTAAAGTCGCCAACGTTCTCTTCGATTTTCGGGTCGCTTATTTTATTGTGCAATTTATAAAACCATTCAGCAGTTTTCCGCTTTAGTTTCCCATCTGTAGAACGGTCAGAACGCTTTGCCAGCACAATATCAGCACCCGACAGCCATTTCTCTATCATGACCGGAATTACTTCAATTGGGTCCTGCAGATCAACATCGATCGGAATGACTGCTTCACCGGTTGAATAGTCAAGCCCGGCGCATATGGCTGGTTCTTTGCCAAAATTTCGAGTGAAGGACACAGGAACGACGAGCTTATCAGATACCGCAAGAGCATTGATGATTGATTCTGTGGCATCTTTGCTACCATCGTTGATAAAGACAATTTCAACGTCATACTTTTTTAGTTCTTCGAATTCGCGCACTACCTTGTAAAAAATGGGAATCGTAGCTTCTTCATTGAAGACTGGCACAATAAGAGAAATTTTCATTTCGGATCCCTAAAAACAATGAACCTAGAGTACATGAAGCCACATACCAAGCTGATAGAGGAGAACTCAATCAGCGTTATGAGAGGGGAAATGTTGTAATGATCGGATACTTGACCAGAGACAAAGCTCAATATCCCCATGAAACCAACAAATAGTATGTACCCTCTGCTGGTGGCTTTTGCACTAAATGTATATTTTGCGTTAGCAAAAAATGAAAA
It encodes:
- a CDS encoding GtrA family protein: MIKLLSRYISVGIVNTALHWAVFGFMVYIIKCDQASSNVVAFLIAVTFSFFANAKYTFSAKATSRGYILFVGFMGILSFVSGQVSDHYNISPLITLIEFSSISLVCGFMYSRFIVFRDPK
- a CDS encoding glycosyltransferase family 2 protein, encoding MKISLIVPVFNEEATIPIFYKVVREFEELKKYDVEIVFINDGSKDATESIINALAVSDKLVVPVSFTRNFGKEPAICAGLDYSTGEAVIPIDVDLQDPIEVIPVMIEKWLSGADIVLAKRSDRSTDGKLKRKTAEWFYKLHNKISDPKIEENVGDFRLMSRDVVENIKLMPERNLFMKGVLSWVGGCTDVIEYTRARRIAGNTKFNGWKLWNLALEGITSFSTFPLRIWTYIGFFVAALSFLYGAWMIADKIFLGNPVAGYPSIIVSILFLGGVQLIGIGVLGEYIGRIYIETKQRPRYIVKK
- a CDS encoding ECs_2282 family putative zinc-binding protein — its product is MFLQKRNLTVFSVKYKCPKCGHLTELPCVEDIYNSQDFCPVECNDCGTKFRKEELLRCTRHKAAQMVKEALARMQKHISSTSDEPAATILPIMKKTKR
- a CDS encoding glucosyltransferase domain-containing protein, coding for MFSKIDKKALFIYSGLVLLFIYPLIQAGIHYRDDLDRSITGYYGWRGLGRPFADILTRFFSASGHYNLDLFPYTMIASCIFLGASSLALSKHLMKSDVPNASMVAALLIFNPFILQNIAYRYDSLGMSIAFFFAVMAYTYKNKNLNIEIAVKLLAGVTSLTLYQPCANIFIGLLAIDVIIIAIKEHAKIKESVLFLIKKTILFVSFYLIYMFFFSPKHNSRSELIHLDKGGVEHLTGTLISLKSLVFSYFYHPVYIYFAIPILISCVFMLITYRTRSRNIVSFVLYGVLSFLIFIISLMGPTALLQDAPVLPRTLVSFSVILVIIAIPVMHFAPRFKYIALIPVIASLAFSAQLSNTMKAQKEYEDFVFNMIAQDISNHKNITSIGTVGQLNANERAELLINNKPLIGYFVYPATEFLASFQLFNKGLPQTRHGYGDAQENKNQLTEMVNKGIKPVTSNQYYSLFISDNTAIVFLGKYNN
- a CDS encoding tail fiber assembly protein, which translates into the protein MVKQSIPVGERFGAAGHAENGDVDASSLQNPIGLSVAEVDLQEVPADFSERFRDGIWQYENGKIIPCPVRQLAIAMRMREEEMIELSSRITTLAKAQDDGDISGDELAELTALRAKRSALRRLNLTSASHDNPVLT